Within the Streptomyces sp. R41 genome, the region TCCGACGACCGGGGCGGGGCCAGACTCGCGGTGGAGCACCTGCTGGCCACCGGCCGCACCCGGATCGCGCACGTCACGGGCCCGGAACACCACGCCGCCGCCCGAGACCGCGCCCGGCACGCGGCCGAGCACCTGGAGCACTCCTCGCTGAGCCTCGCGACCGGCCGGGTCCACTACGGCGAGTGGAGCGAGGCGTGGGGGCGCCGCGCCGCCGACGCGGTGCTACGCACCGCGCCGGACACGGACGCCTTCTTCTGCGGCAACGACCAGATCGCCCGCGGCGTGGCGGACGCGCTCCGCGAACGGGGGGTGAGCGTCCCCGGCGACATCGCGGTCGTCGGCTACGACAACTGGGACACCATGGCCCTGGCCTCCCGCCCACCCCTCACCACGATCGACATGGACCTCACCGAGATCGGCCGGATCGCCGCCCTGCGGCTACTGGAAGCCATCGACTCCGACCCTGCGCCGGGCGTACACACCGTTCCGTGCCGGTTGATCGTCCGCGACTCCAGTTGAGCTGCCCCTTTGGAAGCTCCCCCAGGCACCCAGGCCGATCAACGTGGGCAGGTTCCGGGCGGCCCTCGTGGTCACGAAGGCGGCGAGAACACGTCCCGCGCGGCCAGGAGCGCGCAGTGGTCGAGGAAGGTCCCACCAGACCGGCGGCCTGGTGGGACCGTTTCGTCGTCGGCCATGACAGGCCGCACCCGCTGAGTGATGCCCGGCTGCTGGAGTCGATCGGTCTGTCGATCGGGCCAACGCGTCTGACGGAGGTCGCCGTGTCAGCGGCCGCCGCCTGCGCCCGGCTCGGCGCAGGCGCCTGCGGCGCACGTGGTGAGCCAGTCGTCGAAGTCGGCGTCGTAGCGGGTGCCGATGTCGGAGTTGTAGACGGCGTAACCGCCCGTGTAGTCGCCGACTCGGAAGTGGGCGAGCATGCGTTGGATGTCCGCCGGGTGCTTCTCGAACATGTAGCGGACCGCGAGGTAGCCCCAGGGGTAGGTGCGGGTCACGTCGCTGTTGGCGTAGGTGTTCTGGAACAGCGTGCTCAGTGTGTAGGTGTGCCTGCCCGCCTCGGTGACGGCCTGGTCGTCGGTGATGCCGCGGTAGCTGTAGGAGATGTATTCGGCCAGACCCTCGATCCACCAGACATCGGGGACGGAGGTCTGCTGGGTGAAGTCGCCCTTCATGTCATCGCGGGCATCGAGGTAGTGCGTGTACTCGTGGTTGAGGTTCCAGATCCGGGCCACGAAGCCGTCGTCGTAGTCCTTCTGGTACATGATCGAAAGGGGGTGGTTGTGGGGGTCGGCCGGATCTCCCACGAGGGTTATGCCGCCGTTGTCCGTGCTGACGCCGAAGATCGCCCCGGCGTAGGTCTGGTAGTCGGCGCGGCCGGCGAACACGACGAGCTGGATGGTTGATTCGTACTGGCCGGGTATAGGGCCCTCGTCCTTGACGAGGCGGTGGAAGTACGGGTCCTGGGCCAGTACGCCGGCGCATGTCGCGTCGAGGTCGGCGGCGGTCAGTGCCTGAGCCCGGATGGTGTGCGTCGCGTCGCAGACGCGGGTGATCGGCAGTGCCGCTCTCGTCAACTGGCCGGTCAGGTCACAGACGTTGTAGTACGAGCAGCCGGCCTTGTCGTAGTAGTCCACTTGGGTCGCGACCGCGACCCACAGCTGGGCTGTGGGGCCGGTGATCTCCGCGGCGTTCAACAGGCCGTTGGCCAGCGGCCGGACCCTGGCCTGCAGCGCGGGGTGCTCGACATAGCGGGCGAGGTTCATTCCGGCGTTGGAGTCCAGATAGGCACGAGCGGTCCCCAGCAGGTTCATGTGGTTGAGTGCGAACGCGTTGAGGGTGTCGATGATGCCCGGGTCGGCCGTGACCGCGTTGACGTAGGCGGTGTTCCAGTTGCCGCGCCAGAGAGGGGTGTAGACGTCGTTGACGGCTGCCACCATGCTGGTGATGCCGTCGTAGGAACTGTTGTATCCGCCCAGCACCCGCCGGTAGACCTTCAGGTAACGGTCCTGCAGGTCGGCACTGTCGGTGAGAATGATGACGTCACCGAGGATGTCGCCGTTCGCGGAGGTGACGTCCCGTGAATGTGGGCGGGCGAAGAAGGCGTCCAGGCCGGCTGCCGTGGCTGTGCTCAGGGCCGCGCCGTAGGGGCCGACGTCTGACGGGTTGTAGAACTGCACGTAGTAGCCGGCGCGCACGAACAGCACGAGTTGCCACACGTGGGCCGAGTTGTCGCCGCCGTACCTCCTCGCCGCGCCCGTGAAGGCTTTCGCGATGGTGGTCATCTGTGCCTCGCGAAAGATCTTGTGCGCGTCGGTACCGGTGACGGCGAACAGGCTGTTGACGCAGTCCATGGTCGAGGCCTTGACGAATGCAACGAGTGCGGATCCGGTCCGGCTGCCGAAGTCGGCCGGAGTGCAGGAGGCCGTGCTCGGCGAGGCTTTCGGTCCGGCCGTGGCGGCCGGGTCATGCGGGGGCGTCGCCGCCCTGAGGGGCGGGAGTTGGGCGGGAGTCACCCTTCGGGCTTGCACGGCCCGGTCCAAGGCGCCGAGGGTCGAGCCGGTCGGTGGCGCGGGCGGCGTCGTGCTTCGGGATCCGGAGACGGGGTTGGTGTCAGCCGGTGACGGGGGCGCGGCGAACGCCGGCGTCGCCAGCAGGCCGGCAATGGTGACTGCGGCAGCGAGAGATCCGACCACGCATCTGGGCAGGGCGAAGCGGTAGCGCATCTGGACTCCTTCACGGATAGATGCGCCTCGAAAGCGGTGATGAGGCGTGAGAGGCACCTTCTCAATCCCCATCGCCGCCAACAATGGGGTGTGACATAGCACATTGCACCGCCGAGCCATAACATCCGGCAGGGCCACACCATCCGGCACGACATCCGGCCGGACGCCCGGTCCGGTCGGCAGGCAGGCAGCCGCGCACAGCCCGGTGCGGCCTGAACCCAGGCCTAAGGCCCGGCCACGCTCCACGTCCGCGAGGCCCACGCCCTCAAGTGCGGCGATTGCGCGATGAGTTCGCGGTACGCCGCAGTGGCGGAGACGAAGAGCGTCTCGGATACTTCGTCGGCAACCCTGTCACGCCGCCAGGCCAGCACGTAGCGGCACCACAGCGGTGTGCCGATCAGCGGTTTGATCAACACGTCCGGGGTCGGCCTGAGCGTCGCCTGCACCAAGGACACCCCGAGGCCGTCGGCAATCATGTTCTGCAACTGCACTTGGTCGCCGAGGAATTCGTGCACCGCCACCGGCGAGAAGCCGGCCGCCTCACACGCGGCATAGAAGACTCCCGGCCAGCCGGCCCCGTCGTCAGGTGTCACGAACCACGCATCGTCCGCCAGATCGGCGAGCGCCACCTGAGGGCGATGCCTGAGCCGGTGACGAGCCGGCAGGGCCACAAACGTCGGCTCGGTGACGATCCCGCGATGTGCCACTGCGGCGGAGTGGCGTAATTCCATTCCGGGATAGTCCGCGGCGATCGCCACATCCACCTCTCCCCCCTCCAGGAGTTCGACAATCCGAGAGGACGCGTACACGCTGCTCACGGTCAGCGACACATCGGGCAGCCGACTTCGGACCCGGACCACCATGCCCGACAGAACCGGTGAGTTGGTCGCGGCCACGCGCAGGATCCGGCGCATTCTCGCCGCGCCCCCGACTGGACGGAGCCCGATCGCCTCCGCGCGTGCGAGGACGTCCCGTGCCTGAACCAGGACCTCCGCTCCGTATGGCGTCAGCCTCACACCGGACACCCCGCGCTCGAACAGCGATTTACCAAAGAAGCGTTCGATCCGTTGAAGCTGCGTGCTCACGGCCGGTTGCGAGTACCCGAGCTCCGACGCGGCCCGGCCGAGGCTCCCCGCATCAGCGATCGCGCACAGCACGCGCAGATGCCGAAGCTCCAGCTCCATCCGCCCTCTCCCCGCCCGATCACCGGGCCTCCCGGCCACCCGACCGTGACAACAATGCCGCCCTCTGGTCACACCAGCGGAGGGGAAGCGTTCCATCGCGCCGTCCCGCCCACAAGACACGGATGCGCCGCCATTCGGCACGCGAGTCTCTACGCGGCCGCCGGGGCAGGCCTGCCCGTGAGTAGACGCTACGTCGCCCAATCGCGGTGACCGGCCGACAGCCCAGCATCGGGCCGCGCCCGAGCGATCCGAGGTCCAGACCTCCATACGCCGCGGCGGACGGTGTCGCGGTACAGGTGGTCCCACGAACGGAATCGTCCGATGCCACCGGGCCGGCGCGGCCCGTATCCGCGCCGGTGACCCTCGAGGGCGCCGCGATCGCCGCGCGGGCAGATGCGGTGTTTTGGACCTACGGTGATCTGAGAGAGGCCGGCAAACCGAACCGGTACTGCGGAGGAGGCTGAGATGGAGGAGCACTTCGTCTGGGTAACGACGCGCCGCCTTCAGTCGGGCGCCTTGGAGGAGTTCGAGCGGGCATGGCGCCCGACCCCCTACCCGCACGGACTGCGCCGCGCCTTCGCGTACTGGTCCGAGGACGGACAGGAGATCACCGGAGTGTCGTTCTGGGACTCCAGGGAGACATGCGACTCCTGGCGGGCCTCCGAGCCGGAGGCGCAGCGCCGTGCGGCCATGGCCCCGTACGTCGTCGAAGAGCGGGAAGGCTTCTACCGCGGCCGTGAACTCACCATCCCCCAGGGGTAGCCATGGGCGAGTGGGAGCAGCAGCCCGAAGCAGCCGCGGTCCCGTGACCCGTTCACTCGCACGGTGGCCCAACAGATTCCGCGTCCTCCGCTGCTCGCGCGGGAGGCCGGCCGGCGGCACGCCGCCCCAGATGCCGGGTCCGCACTGTCGGAGGCGTTTCGGGCCGCCGCATCAGAACACGTGGGCGCACGGTGCCCGCGTCGGCGGACACAGGGCGGGCCTCCACCGCACTGATCATGATCCCTCGGTTGCGAGGTTGACCGCAGGCATCACGCGGAACGTCCCGGGGACCGGTCCTCGTTACCGAGCGAGTCCGGCTTTGTAGCAGGCGGGCCGGAGCTCCCGGGTGCAGATCTGGTCGACGGTGTACACGCCATCCTTGAGCAGTGTCTGCTTGATGTTCGCGACCGTCACCGTCCTCGGAGTGAGCAGGACGGATGGGATGTCCTTGGTGGTGGGGCTGTCGGTCGTCGTCGTGGTGACGCCGCGCAGATCCTCGCCGCGTCCCAGGGCAACGGCCATGGCGACGGCCGCGGCGGCTTCCGCCCTGAACGGTTTGTACACCGTCATGTACTGCTCCCCCTTGACGATGCGCTGCACGGCGTCGAGGTCGGCGTCCTGGCCGGTGACGGGAGGAAGCTTCCGGACACGGGCGCTCTTGAGAGCGGAGATGACGCCTGCGGCAATGGAATCGTTGGCCGCAAGGACACCGCCGATCCGGTCCGGGCCCAGGGCCGCGATGGCAGCGGACATGTTGGTGTGGGCTTTCTCCGTGCTCCAGTCCACGGTGTCGTACGACCTGGCGATCTTCACCTTGCCTGTGATGACGGACATCGCGCCCCTCCTGAACCACGCCGCGTTGGGGCTGGTCGGATCGCCGTTCATCATGACGACGTTCCCGCCGTACGCCTTGTCGCCCATGGCCTTCAGGAGCGCCTCGCCCTGGAGTCTGCCGACCTGCGCACCGTCGAAACTGACATAGCCCGAGATCGGGCCTTCGGCGAGCCGGTCATAGGCGACGACGCGAACACCCGCCTTGTCCGCCTCCTGGATCGAGGAGCGGAGCGCCCTGGTGTCGGCGGCGTCGAGGATCAGCACCCTGACCCCCTTGGTGATCATGGACATCATCTGTTGCCGCTGC harbors:
- a CDS encoding LacI family DNA-binding transcriptional regulator, which gives rise to MTAAPGSRSTGPAKLADVAALAGVSVGTASKALNGGGRMRPETRQRVLDAVETLGFRPNQHAQSLHTGRSWTVGLMTTDGIGRFSTPVLLGAEDALGAGKISVLLCDTRGDAIREQHHLHNLMDRRVDGIIVTGRRTDPRPPLTGIEAVPIVYALSPSTDPADTSVVSDDRGGARLAVEHLLATGRTRIAHVTGPEHHAAARDRARHAAEHLEHSSLSLATGRVHYGEWSEAWGRRAADAVLRTAPDTDAFFCGNDQIARGVADALRERGVSVPGDIAVVGYDNWDTMALASRPPLTTIDMDLTEIGRIAALRLLEAIDSDPAPGVHTVPCRLIVRDSS
- a CDS encoding collagenase, coding for MRYRFALPRCVVGSLAAAVTIAGLLATPAFAAPPSPADTNPVSGSRSTTPPAPPTGSTLGALDRAVQARRVTPAQLPPLRAATPPHDPAATAGPKASPSTASCTPADFGSRTGSALVAFVKASTMDCVNSLFAVTGTDAHKIFREAQMTTIAKAFTGAARRYGGDNSAHVWQLVLFVRAGYYVQFYNPSDVGPYGAALSTATAAGLDAFFARPHSRDVTSANGDILGDVIILTDSADLQDRYLKVYRRVLGGYNSSYDGITSMVAAVNDVYTPLWRGNWNTAYVNAVTADPGIIDTLNAFALNHMNLLGTARAYLDSNAGMNLARYVEHPALQARVRPLANGLLNAAEITGPTAQLWVAVATQVDYYDKAGCSYYNVCDLTGQLTRAALPITRVCDATHTIRAQALTAADLDATCAGVLAQDPYFHRLVKDEGPIPGQYESTIQLVVFAGRADYQTYAGAIFGVSTDNGGITLVGDPADPHNHPLSIMYQKDYDDGFVARIWNLNHEYTHYLDARDDMKGDFTQQTSVPDVWWIEGLAEYISYSYRGITDDQAVTEAGRHTYTLSTLFQNTYANSDVTRTYPWGYLAVRYMFEKHPADIQRMLAHFRVGDYTGGYAVYNSDIGTRYDADFDDWLTTCAAGACAEPGAGGGR
- a CDS encoding LysR family transcriptional regulator, with amino-acid sequence MELELRHLRVLCAIADAGSLGRAASELGYSQPAVSTQLQRIERFFGKSLFERGVSGVRLTPYGAEVLVQARDVLARAEAIGLRPVGGAARMRRILRVAATNSPVLSGMVVRVRSRLPDVSLTVSSVYASSRIVELLEGGEVDVAIAADYPGMELRHSAAVAHRGIVTEPTFVALPARHRLRHRPQVALADLADDAWFVTPDDGAGWPGVFYAACEAAGFSPVAVHEFLGDQVQLQNMIADGLGVSLVQATLRPTPDVLIKPLIGTPLWCRYVLAWRRDRVADEVSETLFVSATAAYRELIAQSPHLRAWASRTWSVAGP
- a CDS encoding sugar ABC transporter substrate-binding protein gives rise to the protein MRTCTCHLVTALVAGLMAMPLAACGGDSEAGTDSFAVGLLLPSRAVPRWEQSDKPLLEKRLKELCPHCTMEYANAENDATRQRQQMMSMITKGVRVLILDAADTRALRSSIQEADKAGVRVVAYDRLAEGPISGYVSFDGAQVGRLQGEALLKAMGDKAYGGNVVMMNGDPTSPNAAWFRRGAMSVITGKVKIARSYDTVDWSTEKAHTNMSAAIAALGPDRIGGVLAANDSIAAGVISALKSARVRKLPPVTGQDADLDAVQRIVKGEQYMTVYKPFRAEAAAAVAMAVALGRGEDLRGVTTTTTDSPTTKDIPSVLLTPRTVTVANIKQTLLKDGVYTVDQICTRELRPACYKAGLAR